DNA sequence from the Nicotiana tomentosiformis chromosome 3, ASM39032v3, whole genome shotgun sequence genome:
TCCCGCACACTTGCTGAACTTGTGAAGTACATGACAGTCAATACATCCCGTTAATTTGTTGTTTGTGCATTTATTCCAAAATCAGATAGATATGAACATTCAGATCTCATTGCGCCTGGAAAAATGAATAGCACTGCATGAAAAGCCTGTCAACAAGAAGTTAATACTGCACTATATGCAGCACTGAAGCAAAACCAGTTACAACAATTTTTGAAATCAAAGAAATTTTTTTGTTAGATGTCAAAGGAAGTACTACATATATTTAAGATAATTATGTCCAACGTGCCGTTAGGCTGGTTGTGTTAGGATATCTTTGTGACTTGGACGGAAACTGTCTCTTAAGTTGGAAGCGGGTATAGCACAACCACAGTTTCCTTCAGACCCCAATGTCTTTGTGGTCTTTTTTTTGTTGGACAAGGTGTTCGGGCCAGCTTGCGCATACCTCGACTAATTCTACCTACATCTGCATTTATGCAAGCCAAATGATATGAAAAGAAATAAGTTCAAAATGGAACTCCTTACACAACAGCAACTTTCGAGGTGCTATCCCTAGATCAAAAAAAGAACCCGATATCTAAAAGCTATGCTGTTCTTTTTGGTTATCCTTTATCTAAATGATGACAAAGCAGCAATCATTTGACACTAAAGAGTAATTAGACTTCCATTCTCAATGGCGATGCTTTGAAAAGCAAAATAACAGAAAATTTTTACTCCAACTGTATTGGATAGATATAGGTAGGAATGAAAGCAAACCAAAAACCTACTTCAAGCTTCTAGCATGAGCTGCAGATAATTAAGCACCCTCAATTGTTAAGCAACTGGAAGTTGAAGGATAAAAAATGCAGGGTCTATAGCTCGGTGCTAGATCATCAGGCACTTTACTCACACAAAAAGTCATGCTAGAATTTGAATGCTTACCCTTCAACTCATCTTCTTCTTTGTCAGCCTGCACTTTCAGTCTATACTCCAATGCGCAACCCTAAAATTTCATCAAGTACACATTCTTCATCCAAGCAATTGTAATTTGCAATATCCAGTAAAACTTGCAGACAAGAGGTGTTCAGCATAGTGGTTAGACCGATCTTACCAAATAGTCCACCATCATCTGAACTGGATTTAGAAGGGAAAGGAAAATAGGCCTCAATCATTCACAAAGATTGCTTCAGAACAAATTATGATAGAACGTAACAATGCATAAGAATAACTGGCCTACTGCATAGTACCCCATGAATGGCAAATTGGTTCAGTTATATCATTGACTATTACCAAACCATGAAATAAATTGCATCAAAACAAAATCCTGAAGATAGTCAATACAGGTCAATGTTGTTTACAATTTAACATTTGGAAAGAATCACCAGCAGAAATACGGATTTCAGAGTAGATCTTTCAAGATTGGATTTTGTCATATCCAATTTAACTTGGGGTCCAGTGTAATACTACTTACGCAAGAAACAGATTAACCTTTTAAGTGTGCCAATCAATTAACTGTACCTAAATTTGCTATATGAATCTACTATATCAATTCTGCTAATTTAACGTCCATTTCATTCAAATAACAAATAAATTGTCTTTTAAGACAAATTAGGAGCTCCCTCAGAGTAGAGGAGCTGTAAATCTCACTTATTCCTACACGGTAAATCAAGTCTCTAACTAGAAAGAGAAAACGCTTGGCAAACATCAGACTAAATATAGGTTTTTTCTAATAACCGTGGTctcggggccagcttacgtacTCATCAACTAATCCCACTagatacctgctacctcccaccagcaacaggtGCCAGGTAACTCGGTCCATCAAGGCTTGGACAAAAGAGAAGAAATCAACTAAGCCTATTTTAGATTCTTTATTTCCCATTTGACATGATCTAAGCTAAATCCACATTGATTTCGAGAAAGGGTTACATACTTTGAGACAACATTAAATAAGTTACCTCAAGACAGATGAAGAAAAGATAAATGCAATCTGATCCAGATTTCTAGTTCCAAAGATCCTATTATTAGCTGACAATACAGTCCCGCACTCACGACATTCAATACGTTACAACCCAACATGGCACATGTTACATAAAGTGTGCACAAGCAACTTGAGTTTTGTGAATGGTAATACCGGTGTCGGTTCAagatttcaaattttattttgttaCTAACTATTCCCAAACAAGTGCTTTCGGGGCATGGCAAGAATATACACGTAAAAGAGACAGGAAATATCAATCAGATAAGATATCAGTTTCTAGCTGCAGTATCCAAAGTGAATCCTCTTTAAGGTGGCAATATCTTATTCAGCATGGCAAATGACTTTTAAGAGAAACATGATTTCCTTGTGAGAGAAAGGTCTGCCTTTTATTATAAGCACTTAGTGATGGAAATACAAGAACTTCAAAAGACAAGTTATTAAGAGAAACATGATTTCCTTGGAGGGTTTTACACCTCCTGCTTTCCTGTTCTCTATACTGAACAATAGGTCTAAAAACACATTGAAGGTACTGAAAAACAGTGCTTCCTCAGTTTATATTATAGAAACAGTTTTTGATTATCTAAGATAGTGAATATAACATTATGGAAAAAACTGAGCTTTATTGTGATGCTCCAAAGCAATGCCAATGCTAAAATAACATTCAAATAGCAGACTATTACACAAAAAAGAGTTCCATAAAACTTAAATTCATAGTCCTCCCAAAGGAAATTTAGAGCCTTTCTATCCCCAACTCTGCCAACAAACAAATCACCATCCAGACATTTCTACATGGCAACTTAATGACGGCGAAGAACCAAATGCTGACAATAGAAGTACATAATACACACTTACCCTGTTATAACTGAGAAAGCAAATCAGTGCTTGGCATTTTTGCTCAACAAATATTTCTTGAGAACATCCATGACTGATCCAAAATCTGCTTTCACTTCCACAGGTGGGTTAGCAAACCGACATTCCATGTCCTTTATTTCCTTTGAGTGATAATCAATCTTTGATTGAGTAAACTTCAATCCATGTGCTGTACTCACAACCACGGTCTTATCATTTGGTCCGATAACTCCACTGTTTCTCAACTTGAACAGGGCAGTCAATGCCACACCAGTGTGCGGGCAAATGAACATCCCAGTCGAGTCTGCCTGAGCCATAGCATCCATCAACTCCTCCTCTGTTGCCTCCTCCACTATCCCGTCACAGTTCTTCAGGGCAAAAACAGCTCTATCTATAGACACTGGGTCACCAATCTGTATAGCAGATGCAAATGTGGTGTTCGCCTTCACGGGTTGAAAGTCTTTCCAACCGGATTTATAATGCAAATAAAGCGGATTCGCGTTAGCTGCTTGAGCACACACAAGCCTAGGGATACGATCAACGAGCCCCAACTCTTTGCACATCATAAAACCTTTATAGAACGCATATATATTACCCAAGTTCCCTCCAGGAACTATCACCCAATCGGGAACTTGCCAATCAAACTGCTGCAAAATCTCAATTGCTGCAGTCTTTTGCCCTTCTAACCTCAAACTATTCAACGAATTCGCCAAGTAAATTGGCAACTCAGCAGTGACTTCACGAATCAACTGCATACAACCATCAAAATCGGTGTCAATGCTCAACACAAAAGCTCCGTTAGCTATCGGTTGTACCAGCTGCGCCATAGATATCTTATTTGCAGGTAAAAATACAATCGATGGAATCCCCGCAGATGCACAGTAAGCTGACAATGCAGCTGACGTGTCACCAGTGGAAGCACAGCCCACACCAACAACCGGTTTATGCATTTTCCTTAACCGGTTCACTTGACTCACCAAAACAGTCATACCTAGATCCTTAAAACTACCTGTATGACTAATTCCACAGTGTTTTACCCATAAATCACTCATGCCTAGAAACTGTTTGCCAAAACGCTCAGCCCAAAAAAGATTTGAGTTTCCTTCAAAAGCACTAACAATATCATCACTATCGATTTCGGGTAGGACCCATTCCTTCTTAGACCAAACACCTGACCCGTAAGGCCACGTCGTCTTCCCGACACGTGAATCAAAAAGTGACCTCCAGTACTGACCGTCAAACTTTTTTAAAGCGTCCATATCATGTTGAACATCAAGTAGGCCGCCGGAGCGGCTCCGGTAGATGATTTCATCGAGAGAATACCATTCATCGGAGCTTGGATCCGCATTGAAAGGCACGTACCTGCAGTGACATACGCAGCACTTTTTGATGTCAGCATTAAATAAATGAGCAATGAGTAAATTATTGTAATTTTAGACCCACTATTTTCATTTTGCTTATTATCTATTCATTTCGCTAGTATATCTTCCCCTACATACCTG
Encoded proteins:
- the LOC104091622 gene encoding threonine synthase, chloroplastic; its protein translation is MAASFMLRYSFLSPPSPQLHHQSPPKSNPTIHFINPIKATASTNDAIIPPQKHRRPADENIREEAARRPTSSHNFSARYVPFNADPSSDEWYSLDEIIYRSRSGGLLDVQHDMDALKKFDGQYWRSLFDSRVGKTTWPYGSGVWSKKEWVLPEIDSDDIVSAFEGNSNLFWAERFGKQFLGMSDLWVKHCGISHTGSFKDLGMTVLVSQVNRLRKMHKPVVGVGCASTGDTSAALSAYCASAGIPSIVFLPANKISMAQLVQPIANGAFVLSIDTDFDGCMQLIREVTAELPIYLANSLNSLRLEGQKTAAIEILQQFDWQVPDWVIVPGGNLGNIYAFYKGFMMCKELGLVDRIPRLVCAQAANANPLYLHYKSGWKDFQPVKANTTFASAIQIGDPVSIDRAVFALKNCDGIVEEATEEELMDAMAQADSTGMFICPHTGVALTALFKLRNSGVIGPNDKTVVVSTAHGLKFTQSKIDYHSKEIKDMECRFANPPVEVKADFGSVMDVLKKYLLSKNAKH